A genomic window from Sulfurospirillum multivorans DSM 12446 includes:
- the istB gene encoding IS21-like element helper ATPase IstB, with product MELIVSIEALCKELNLSTISTHYHEIATTAAKENWQYVQFLEELLRQEVDNRLGRSKNTLTKLAGFPVIKTLEQFDYTFSVGVNRKQIEELSNLTFVKKHENIILLGESGVGKTHLAIALALRAVQHRYKVRFTTISELLSSANRAKKEKKYDSFLKSITSPSVLVIDEIGYFNMSKEEANHFFQIISKRYEKSSTIFTSNLVFSKWVQVFAGDKIVTTAILDRVLHHSHIINIQGDSYRLKEKKLTGVLHSEIYKFEAKSSNLEGQNSEVV from the coding sequence ATGGAATTAATTGTATCCATTGAAGCACTCTGTAAAGAGCTGAATCTCTCCACCATTAGTACACACTATCATGAGATAGCAACAACAGCAGCCAAAGAGAATTGGCAGTATGTTCAGTTCCTTGAGGAACTCTTACGCCAAGAGGTGGATAATCGCTTAGGACGCTCCAAAAACACATTGACAAAGCTTGCAGGCTTCCCCGTTATTAAAACCCTAGAGCAATTTGATTACACTTTCTCAGTAGGCGTAAACAGAAAACAGATTGAAGAGTTATCCAATCTCACCTTTGTAAAGAAGCATGAGAATATCATCCTCTTAGGTGAAAGCGGTGTGGGTAAAACCCATCTGGCTATTGCTCTAGCATTAAGAGCTGTACAACATCGCTACAAAGTGAGATTTACCACCATCAGTGAACTCTTAAGCAGTGCCAATAGAGCTAAAAAAGAGAAAAAATACGATAGCTTTCTCAAATCCATCACAAGCCCATCGGTTCTTGTTATCGATGAGATTGGATACTTTAATATGAGTAAAGAAGAAGCTAATCACTTTTTTCAAATTATCTCTAAACGCTATGAAAAAAGCTCCACCATCTTTACATCAAATTTGGTATTCAGTAAATGGGTTCAAGTATTTGCAGGGGATAAAATCGTTACAACAGCTATTTTAGATAGAGTATTACATCACTCACATATCATCAATATTCAAGGAGACAGTTACCGACTTAAAGAGAAAAAACTAACAGGAGTTTTACACTCAGAAATCTATAAGTTTGAAGCTAAATCTTCAAACCTAGAAGGTCAAAATTCAGAGGTGGTTTAA
- a CDS encoding calcium-binding protein, with protein sequence MTTAADTDLKTVAYTPGEADEVYLVTNLSDLTDTLVGTVEAPITSEGSVVIQTGVLNLADISGADGWDDPKLVSVTYEGTTYTFDTTHTSFTIVTDAGTVTIDNQGAYTFTSLTDVVNDVSDSITYTVKDSDGSTAQAQLILTTLDSSETVAISDTVTIVSTSVTTPTTGTGAWNDNGNRVDLANDSLSVRLNTNDSGSNQTVTTTSQSFTVAQTGTVSVTVSNIQSANNTGDSFTVTLGDGTTATVTATVSGWWNPTTSWTVTGSSNATWNSSTGTLTFTNVSAGTKTMTVTAYRLDATFSSLTYPSSTTITTTNVWDSVGTEAATLAAGIIAITGNVLTNDLLGSEGATITQVDGATVSGTSVSITGDYGTLVINTETGAYTYTLNTTASADDVDTFTYTLAQADGDTSTANLTFNFASSVGTTSTDGADTLVASSDAGVTLYGGEGDDHLIGGAGNDTLYGGAGSDTLEGDAGDDYLDGGAGSDALYGGAGNDTLVYDASDSIIDGGADTDTLLINTDGSVDLSNVAAIATSIEVVDLTQASVALTINPADVLSITDDASTVLKVLGGSDDSISGTGWTASSDATALDAGFTRYESTADSSIKIDIQNTIVTTDFN encoded by the coding sequence TTGACAACCGCTGCAGATACTGATCTTAAAACGGTTGCTTATACTCCTGGTGAAGCAGATGAAGTCTATCTTGTCACTAACCTTTCTGATCTTACCGATACTCTGGTTGGAACCGTTGAAGCTCCTATTACTTCTGAAGGAAGTGTTGTAATCCAAACAGGTGTATTGAACTTAGCCGATATCTCAGGTGCCGATGGTTGGGATGATCCTAAATTGGTCTCTGTCACGTATGAGGGTACGACGTATACGTTTGATACAACCCATACTTCCTTTACGATCGTAACGGATGCAGGAACGGTAACGATCGATAATCAAGGCGCATACACCTTTACGTCGTTAACCGATGTTGTAAATGATGTAAGTGATAGCATTACTTACACGGTTAAAGACAGTGATGGCTCAACGGCACAAGCTCAGTTGATACTCACAACACTCGATAGCAGTGAAACGGTTGCGATCAGCGACACAGTAACGATTGTTTCTACAAGTGTAACGACACCTACAACAGGAACAGGGGCATGGAATGACAATGGCAATCGTGTAGATCTTGCAAATGATAGTTTGTCGGTGAGACTCAACACCAATGATAGTGGATCAAATCAAACAGTAACTACAACATCACAATCCTTTACAGTTGCACAAACAGGAACCGTAAGCGTGACAGTTAGTAATATACAATCTGCAAATAATACTGGAGATTCCTTTACTGTAACCCTTGGTGATGGTACAACTGCAACGGTTACTGCCACTGTTTCTGGTTGGTGGAATCCTACAACTTCATGGACAGTGACGGGTAGCTCAAATGCTACATGGAACAGCTCTACAGGTACACTAACGTTTACCAATGTCAGTGCTGGTACTAAAACGATGACCGTTACAGCGTATAGATTGGATGCAACCTTCTCAAGCTTGACCTATCCTTCATCGACAACAATCACAACGACCAATGTTTGGGATAGTGTTGGAACAGAGGCTGCAACGCTTGCGGCAGGTATTATTGCTATTACAGGTAATGTTCTTACTAATGACCTTTTAGGTTCCGAAGGTGCGACGATTACACAAGTTGATGGAGCAACGGTCAGTGGCACGAGTGTAAGTATTACAGGAGACTATGGAACATTAGTGATCAATACTGAAACAGGAGCGTATACTTACACTTTAAATACCACTGCAAGCGCAGATGATGTTGATACCTTTACCTATACCCTTGCGCAAGCTGATGGTGATACGAGTACCGCAAACTTGACCTTTAACTTCGCAAGCAGCGTTGGAACAACAAGTACGGATGGTGCCGACACTTTGGTGGCTTCCAGCGATGCAGGTGTAACGCTTTATGGTGGAGAAGGTGATGACCACTTAATCGGAGGAGCAGGCAATGACACACTTTATGGCGGTGCAGGTTCCGACACCTTAGAGGGTGATGCTGGAGATGACTACCTTGATGGTGGCGCAGGAAGCGATGCCTTGTATGGTGGTGCTGGCAATGACACCTTGGTGTACGATGCGAGCGACAGTATTATCGATGGTGGAGCGGATACCGATACGCTTCTTATCAACACCGATGGCTCTGTAGACTTGAGCAATGTTGCAGCGATCGCAACGAGCATCGAAGTGGTAGACCTTACGCAAGCGAGTGTTGCGCTTACGATCAATCCAGCCGATGTCTTGAGTATCACTGATGATGCAAGCACCGTTCTTAAAGTCTTGGGTGGAAGTGATGATAGCATTTCAGGTACAGGCTGGACAGCTTCTTCAGACGCAACAGCGTTGGATGCAGGCTTTACACGTTACGAGAGTACCGCGGATAGTTCGATTAAAATCGACATCCAAAATACGATTGTTACCACCGACTTTAATTAA
- a CDS encoding transglutaminase-like cysteine peptidase, producing the protein MLFKVVLGFMLLHVSLLGGEFKLSSSFFSSQPSPKSKAIFKDYERFMNETSPKSLHVKLEAVNFYVNAFVGAYDEQTYGRDEYWASRGEFLAHGGGDCEDYVITKFYTLRDLGVDAKKMGLCVVKDTDRGLWHMILLVFATHKEEPLVLDNLSFKVMPLSKRYDIAIKECMNEEGSVKLQNNAFVEDSTHRPFKSYKAMLDRTSKEILWQH; encoded by the coding sequence ATGCTTTTTAAAGTCGTCCTAGGCTTCATGCTTTTACATGTAAGCCTTTTAGGAGGGGAGTTTAAACTCTCCTCCTCTTTTTTCTCCTCGCAACCTTCCCCAAAATCCAAAGCCATTTTCAAAGACTATGAGCGTTTTATGAACGAAACCAGCCCCAAATCTTTACATGTAAAGCTTGAAGCGGTGAACTTTTACGTCAATGCCTTTGTGGGTGCGTACGATGAACAGACCTATGGAAGAGACGAATACTGGGCAAGCCGAGGTGAGTTTTTGGCTCACGGCGGTGGGGATTGCGAAGATTATGTGATTACCAAGTTTTACACGCTAAGAGATTTGGGCGTGGATGCGAAAAAGATGGGTTTATGCGTGGTGAAAGATACCGATCGTGGGCTTTGGCACATGATCTTGTTGGTGTTTGCAACGCACAAAGAGGAGCCTTTGGTGCTCGATAACCTGAGCTTTAAAGTCATGCCACTGAGCAAGCGCTATGACATCGCCATCAAAGAGTGCATGAACGAAGAGGGCAGTGTCAAACTGCAAAACAACGCCTTTGTGGAAGATAGCACACACCGACCTTTTAAAAGTTACAAAGCGATGTTGGATCGCACTTCTAAAGAGATTCTCTGGCAACACTAA
- a CDS encoding transglutaminase family protein translates to MSLKVVLSHKTEYHYDRYVALSPHIIRLRPAPHSRTPIEAYSLKIKPDNHFINWQQDPFGNYLARIVFPEKTKELCIDVEIIADLITINPFDFFVDDYASEFPFFYTKELQKELIPYLEESEDGELLRSFVRSLDCQKRPIIDFLVYLNSEINRFLNYTIRLEPGVQSCEVTLGNKLGSCRDFAWLFVQVLRHLGLAARFVSGYLVQLKADVTSLDGPSGPEADFTDLHAWTEVYIPGAGWVGLDSTSGLFAGEGHIPLACTPSFESAYAIEGLSDQCETEFVYDNTVTRIFESPRVTKPYRDDQWNAIYNLGFEVDKALEEGDVRLSMGGEPTFVSIDDMEGDEWNTTADGEHKRALADTLSRKLLNSFAKGGMLHYAQGKWYPGEPLPRWQTSIVWRKDDKPIWHNPELFADMNEAYTYTNEDAKRFLSKLSLTLGISDQNIVEAYEDPLYYIVKESELPIDIDPIKSDLSDSLERRTIAKVLSQGLNKPVGYVLPLNYGEHEWMTSTWELRRGYVYLSAGNSPMGLRLPLSSLPEKPKDALALHPEPDLFAPFAALGEYSEAAKRRCASAGEASIEATHHREKFVRTALCTEVRDGKLYVFLPPLNHSESFLELIASIEAVAESLHVKVVLEGYEPAHDLRLDRIKVTPDPGVIEVNIQPATSWKMLSDNLLLLYKDARESRLGTEKFMLDGKHTGTGGGNHVTIGALKPEDSPLLRRPDLLRSLITFWQHHPGLSYLFSGAFIGPTSQAPRVDEGRVENLYELEIAFSQIGEDEEVPFWLTDRLFRHMLTDITGNTHRSEFCIDKLYSPDSSSGRLGILELRAFDMPPHAQMALLQMLLVRTLVAVFWKKPYKHKLVRWGTQLHDKFLLEHYVKEDVRDIVEFLQAEGYAFELNWFDPFFEFRFPLYGMTTIENINLELRAAIEPWNVLGEESGSQGTARYVDSSLERVQVKVQNFTPERYTLTCNAVAIPLAPTGMEGEFVAGVKYKAWEPYSALHPTIGADTPLVFDVVDTWNKRSIGGMSYFVAHPGGRTYDTFPVNSYEAESRRINRFWDFNHTQGEAEYQSSSVVTQHANSAEGSERTVVVHKPKALKQFVFQELPISSEFPHTLDLRRKRNTK, encoded by the coding sequence ATGTCACTCAAAGTTGTTCTATCGCATAAAACAGAATACCACTATGACCGCTACGTAGCGCTCTCACCGCACATCATCCGTTTGCGCCCAGCACCGCACAGCAGGACGCCCATCGAGGCGTACTCGCTCAAAATAAAACCTGACAACCATTTTATCAACTGGCAGCAAGACCCGTTTGGCAATTACTTAGCACGCATCGTGTTTCCTGAAAAAACGAAGGAGCTGTGCATCGATGTTGAGATCATCGCCGATCTCATTACGATCAATCCGTTTGATTTTTTTGTCGATGACTACGCCAGTGAGTTTCCTTTCTTTTACACCAAAGAGCTTCAAAAAGAGCTGATACCTTACCTCGAAGAGAGCGAAGATGGTGAGTTGTTGCGCTCTTTTGTACGCTCACTTGACTGTCAAAAACGCCCCATCATTGACTTTTTGGTTTATCTCAATTCTGAAATCAATCGCTTCTTAAACTACACCATCAGGCTGGAACCAGGGGTTCAAAGTTGCGAAGTGACCTTAGGCAATAAACTGGGCAGTTGTCGCGATTTCGCGTGGCTGTTCGTACAAGTGCTCCGTCATTTAGGGCTTGCGGCACGTTTTGTCTCTGGCTATTTGGTGCAACTCAAAGCCGATGTCACCTCACTCGATGGACCAAGTGGTCCTGAAGCGGACTTTACCGACCTTCACGCGTGGACAGAGGTGTATATCCCCGGAGCTGGCTGGGTTGGGTTGGATTCGACGAGTGGACTTTTTGCAGGCGAAGGGCACATACCGCTTGCTTGCACGCCTTCCTTTGAGAGTGCCTATGCGATAGAGGGTCTAAGTGATCAGTGCGAAACCGAATTTGTGTATGACAACACCGTCACACGCATTTTTGAGTCACCGCGCGTCACCAAACCGTACCGTGATGACCAATGGAACGCTATTTATAACTTAGGCTTTGAAGTGGACAAAGCCTTAGAAGAGGGCGATGTGAGGCTTTCCATGGGTGGCGAGCCGACCTTTGTCTCCATCGACGACATGGAAGGCGATGAGTGGAACACCACAGCCGATGGTGAGCACAAACGCGCCCTGGCCGACACCCTTTCACGAAAATTACTAAATTCATTTGCTAAAGGTGGCATGCTTCATTACGCCCAAGGTAAATGGTACCCCGGAGAGCCGCTTCCAAGATGGCAAACCTCCATCGTTTGGCGCAAAGATGACAAACCCATCTGGCACAATCCCGAGCTTTTTGCCGATATGAACGAGGCATATACCTACACCAACGAAGATGCCAAACGCTTTTTGTCCAAGCTTTCGCTCACCCTTGGCATCAGCGATCAAAACATCGTCGAAGCTTACGAAGATCCGCTGTATTACATCGTCAAAGAGTCCGAACTGCCCATCGACATCGACCCGATAAAGTCTGATCTCTCTGATTCGTTAGAGCGAAGAACGATCGCTAAAGTACTCTCCCAAGGGCTCAATAAGCCTGTGGGTTACGTGCTTCCGCTCAATTATGGCGAACACGAATGGATGACATCGACGTGGGAATTGCGCAGAGGATACGTCTATCTGAGTGCAGGAAATTCACCGATGGGACTCAGACTTCCTCTGAGTTCTTTGCCTGAAAAACCTAAAGATGCGTTGGCACTTCATCCTGAACCAGACCTTTTTGCCCCTTTTGCAGCGCTAGGCGAGTACTCTGAAGCGGCAAAAAGGCGTTGTGCATCAGCAGGGGAAGCGAGCATTGAAGCGACGCATCACCGTGAGAAGTTTGTACGCACCGCGTTGTGTACGGAAGTGCGCGATGGAAAGCTCTATGTTTTCCTTCCACCGCTCAACCACTCGGAGTCGTTTTTAGAGCTGATTGCAAGCATTGAAGCCGTGGCAGAATCTTTACATGTAAAGGTTGTTTTGGAAGGCTACGAGCCTGCGCATGATCTCAGACTCGATCGCATCAAAGTCACGCCAGACCCGGGCGTCATCGAAGTAAATATCCAACCTGCAACCTCATGGAAAATGCTCAGCGATAATCTTCTGTTACTCTACAAAGACGCACGAGAGTCACGTTTGGGTACGGAAAAATTTATGCTGGACGGCAAACACACAGGCACAGGCGGGGGCAATCACGTCACAATCGGAGCGCTCAAACCTGAGGACAGTCCACTGCTTCGCCGTCCCGATCTGCTTCGCAGTCTCATCACCTTTTGGCAACATCATCCGGGACTTTCGTACCTTTTCTCCGGTGCATTTATAGGCCCAACATCCCAAGCGCCTCGCGTGGATGAGGGCAGGGTGGAAAATCTGTATGAGCTTGAGATCGCTTTTTCGCAAATTGGCGAGGATGAAGAGGTACCGTTTTGGCTGACCGATCGCCTATTCCGTCATATGCTAACCGACATCACGGGCAACACGCACCGAAGCGAATTTTGCATCGACAAGCTTTATTCTCCCGATTCCAGTAGTGGAAGACTTGGCATCTTAGAACTTCGAGCGTTCGATATGCCTCCACACGCCCAAATGGCTCTGTTGCAGATGCTTTTGGTACGTACGTTAGTCGCCGTGTTTTGGAAAAAACCGTACAAACACAAATTGGTTCGTTGGGGCACACAGCTTCACGATAAATTTTTGCTAGAGCATTACGTCAAAGAAGACGTGCGCGACATCGTAGAATTTTTACAAGCGGAAGGCTATGCGTTTGAGTTAAACTGGTTCGATCCTTTCTTTGAGTTTCGTTTTCCGCTCTACGGTATGACGACGATTGAAAATATAAACTTAGAACTTCGCGCCGCCATTGAGCCGTGGAATGTATTGGGCGAAGAGAGCGGTTCGCAAGGCACAGCACGTTATGTGGACTCTTCGTTGGAGCGCGTGCAAGTCAAAGTCCAAAACTTTACACCGGAACGCTACACGCTTACATGTAACGCCGTGGCAATTCCTCTCGCCCCCACTGGCATGGAAGGCGAGTTTGTGGCAGGCGTGAAGTACAAAGCGTGGGAGCCGTACTCTGCTCTTCATCCGACCATCGGTGCGGACACGCCTTTGGTGTTTGATGTGGTCGACACATGGAACAAACGCTCTATCGGCGGTATGTCCTACTTTGTAGCCCATCCGGGTGGGCGTACTTACGACACTTTCCCTGTAAACAGCTACGAAGCAGAATCACGTCGCATCAACCGTTTTTGGGACTTCAACCACACCCAAGGTGAGGCGGAGTACCAAAGCAGTTCCGTGGTCACGCAACATGCAAACTCAGCTGAGGGCAGTGAGCGCACGGTCGTGGTGCATAAACCCAAAGCACTCAAACAGTTTGTGTTTCAAGAACTGCCGATCAGCAGTGAATTTCCACACACCTTAGATCTGAGACGAAAACGGAACACGAAATAG
- a CDS encoding circularly permuted type 2 ATP-grasp protein, whose protein sequence is MNFLDNYSSASQFDEMLDDQFRVREHWQPLLTRLESISAEELANKQAEITWHLEDNGVTYNVYNDPEGNGNRPWSLDPIPFVITKTEWKTIKQGIKQRAKLFNLILKDLYGEQKLLKENIIPAEVIYGHKGFIPAVHSLGLMEDFQLHFYALDMARGPDGKMWVINDRTQAPSGLGYAVENRLTMNIVSKDLYPEHEIKKLLPFIDEFKKLLKKLSKGDISKAALLTPGPLSETYFEHAYLSSFLEINLVEGDDLLSKNGALWLKSLSGLKPINTLLRRLDDRFCDPLELRSDSKLGVAGLVDSLRQGNLAMINPIGSAIVENIGLNPFMERICHYFLNEELLLPQIATWWCGQSHELEYVLEHFDTLIIKKIDRTEAIQTHLVKKLSHEMKQQLKNSILQNPHQYVAQEEISFSTTPFYANGRIEPRNAVVRAYALKKNENYTVMNGGLVRVSASKDALLVSSQKGGTSKDLWILGEDDTIDMSSIFNTLPYVDVSIHTMPTRKAENLFWLGRYLCRTITTIRLIRYVVKKMTNFSRYEGALSQESQLILEKSLTHLTMTYPGFLDEKIVQNRMSEIESLIKDKSKQGGLSFTMEMLFSANVSIKSLLAIEAWKLFDKMQKEWKVFNRKINSPTQTILSELDKFLLYLVAYKELVEESMYKEQGLILYDIGYKLESALLTISKARSMLCVKHEKSASYDILEGMLNSCESFNAYRTQYKSSLQLDNVLEFLILSPQFPKSIAYITNELLEDMKALPKSKKYLSSYEEPVFQAFSSLKLTTVAGLMQIEEGGTVYQILDEFLAKLTAHFSLCSMELSKTYFSHYDE, encoded by the coding sequence ATGAATTTCTTAGATAATTACAGTTCAGCTTCCCAGTTTGATGAGATGCTCGATGATCAGTTTCGTGTCAGAGAGCACTGGCAACCGCTCCTTACGCGCCTTGAATCGATCAGCGCTGAAGAGCTCGCCAATAAACAAGCCGAAATCACATGGCATTTGGAAGATAACGGTGTGACGTACAACGTCTACAACGACCCAGAGGGCAATGGCAATCGTCCGTGGAGTTTAGACCCGATTCCGTTTGTCATCACCAAAACGGAGTGGAAAACGATCAAACAAGGGATCAAACAGCGCGCAAAACTGTTCAACTTGATCTTAAAAGACCTCTACGGCGAGCAGAAACTGCTCAAAGAGAACATCATCCCTGCCGAGGTGATTTACGGGCACAAAGGATTCATTCCTGCCGTTCATTCCTTGGGATTGATGGAGGATTTTCAGCTTCATTTTTACGCGCTTGATATGGCACGAGGGCCTGATGGCAAAATGTGGGTCATCAATGATCGCACCCAAGCGCCCTCAGGGCTTGGCTATGCCGTTGAAAATCGTTTGACGATGAACATCGTCTCCAAAGACCTCTACCCCGAACACGAGATCAAAAAACTGCTTCCCTTCATCGATGAGTTTAAAAAGCTGTTGAAAAAACTCTCTAAAGGTGACATCTCCAAAGCGGCACTGCTGACTCCTGGCCCTTTGAGCGAAACTTACTTTGAACATGCCTATTTGAGCTCTTTTTTGGAGATTAACTTGGTTGAGGGCGATGATTTGCTCTCCAAAAATGGTGCTTTGTGGCTTAAAAGTTTGAGTGGGCTGAAGCCTATCAACACCCTGTTAAGACGTTTGGATGACCGTTTTTGCGATCCGCTTGAACTTCGCAGTGACTCAAAATTGGGCGTTGCAGGCTTAGTCGATAGCTTAAGACAAGGTAATCTTGCGATGATCAACCCCATCGGCAGTGCGATTGTTGAAAACATCGGACTAAACCCTTTTATGGAGCGCATCTGTCACTATTTTTTAAACGAAGAGCTTTTACTGCCCCAAATCGCGACATGGTGGTGTGGGCAGAGCCATGAACTGGAGTATGTGCTAGAGCATTTTGACACGCTCATCATCAAAAAGATTGACCGTACCGAGGCGATTCAGACGCACTTGGTGAAAAAACTCTCTCATGAAATGAAGCAGCAACTTAAAAACAGCATCCTGCAAAACCCTCATCAGTACGTCGCTCAAGAGGAGATCAGCTTTTCAACGACTCCTTTTTACGCCAACGGGAGAATCGAGCCTCGCAACGCCGTTGTGCGCGCGTATGCCCTGAAAAAAAACGAGAACTACACGGTGATGAATGGAGGACTGGTGCGCGTTTCTGCCTCCAAAGATGCGCTTTTGGTCTCCTCACAAAAGGGTGGAACGAGTAAAGATTTGTGGATTTTGGGTGAAGATGACACGATTGATATGAGCTCCATTTTTAACACATTGCCCTATGTTGATGTCTCGATTCACACGATGCCTACACGCAAAGCGGAAAACCTTTTTTGGTTGGGGCGCTACCTTTGTCGTACCATCACAACCATACGACTCATTCGCTATGTGGTGAAAAAAATGACCAACTTTAGTCGCTACGAAGGGGCTTTGTCGCAGGAATCACAACTGATTTTAGAAAAATCATTGACCCATTTAACGATGACCTATCCTGGCTTTTTAGATGAAAAAATTGTGCAAAATCGGATGAGTGAAATTGAGTCGCTTATCAAAGACAAAAGCAAGCAAGGTGGTCTCTCCTTTACGATGGAGATGCTCTTTAGCGCGAATGTTTCCATCAAAAGCCTGCTTGCGATTGAGGCGTGGAAACTTTTTGATAAGATGCAAAAAGAGTGGAAAGTGTTTAATCGTAAAATCAACTCTCCGACACAGACGATTTTAAGCGAGCTCGATAAATTTTTGCTCTACCTCGTTGCGTACAAAGAGTTGGTCGAAGAGAGCATGTACAAAGAGCAGGGGTTGATTTTGTATGACATCGGCTATAAGCTGGAGTCGGCGCTTTTGACGATCTCCAAAGCGCGCTCGATGCTCTGTGTCAAACATGAAAAGTCCGCAAGCTACGACATCTTAGAAGGCATGCTCAATTCTTGTGAGAGCTTTAATGCGTATAGAACGCAGTATAAAAGCTCACTCCAACTGGACAATGTATTGGAGTTTTTGATTCTCAGTCCGCAATTTCCAAAGTCGATTGCCTACATTACCAACGAGCTTTTGGAAGACATGAAAGCACTTCCGAAGAGTAAAAAATACCTGAGCAGCTACGAAGAGCCTGTGTTTCAAGCGTTTTCATCGCTTAAACTGACAACTGTGGCTGGCTTGATGCAGATAGAAGAGGGCGGAACGGTGTATCAAATACTCGATGAATTTTTAGCCAAACTGACAGCGCATTTTTCGCTCTGTTCGATGGAGCTTTCCAAAACCTATTTTTCACACTACGATGAGTAA
- a CDS encoding transglutaminase family protein: MTYEIYHKTAFKYESIVTFSHNIARLKPKDTPFQRVMDFGMEITPMPYEQSEFDDMFGNHTTHLLIREAHESLSVIGSSRVDLDGDAMRLHVNNLRAQSTSYEASLGLLQQFDLNDLVAKPFMFDSALIPKASRGIVEYAKRSFAPQRNLVDAAQEFMNRIFQDFAFVAGFSDVTTPIEEIFEAKKGVCQDFAQFAIAALRSIGLPAKYMSGYIETIPAAGMPKLFGADASHAWFALYIPRLGWMEFDPTNNIIPEDQHILLGSGRDYNDVAPLKGVVLSSGQSELSIEVNVQKMV; this comes from the coding sequence ATGACCTATGAAATCTACCACAAAACCGCCTTCAAATACGAAAGTATCGTCACCTTTAGCCACAACATCGCCCGCCTCAAACCCAAAGACACGCCTTTTCAGCGTGTGATGGATTTTGGCATGGAGATCACGCCCATGCCGTATGAGCAAAGCGAATTTGATGACATGTTTGGCAACCACACGACGCACCTTTTAATACGCGAAGCGCATGAGTCACTCTCCGTCATCGGCAGTTCACGCGTTGATCTGGATGGCGATGCGATGCGTTTACATGTAAACAATCTTCGCGCACAAAGCACCTCGTACGAGGCGTCTTTAGGCTTGTTGCAACAGTTTGATCTGAACGATCTGGTTGCGAAGCCGTTTATGTTTGACTCAGCACTCATTCCTAAAGCCTCGCGTGGCATCGTCGAGTATGCGAAGCGTTCGTTTGCACCACAACGCAACCTTGTGGATGCTGCGCAGGAGTTTATGAACCGCATCTTTCAAGACTTCGCTTTTGTCGCAGGTTTTAGCGATGTGACCACGCCCATCGAGGAGATTTTCGAGGCGAAAAAAGGGGTTTGCCAAGATTTCGCACAGTTCGCCATCGCCGCCCTCCGCTCCATCGGTCTGCCTGCGAAATACATGAGTGGGTACATCGAAACTATCCCAGCAGCGGGCATGCCAAAACTCTTTGGCGCCGACGCATCGCACGCATGGTTTGCGCTCTACATTCCTCGCCTTGGTTGGATGGAGTTTGACCCAACCAATAACATCATCCCTGAAGATCAACATATTTTACTAGGATCTGGTCGAGACTACAACGACGTCGCCCCACTTAAAGGTGTCGTATTAAGTAGCGGACAGAGCGAACTCTCTATCGAAGTGAATGTGCAAAAGATGGTGTAA